The Kordia sp. SMS9 genome window below encodes:
- a CDS encoding TIGR04282 family arsenosugar biosynthesis glycosyltransferase: MTFTRNPELGKVKSRLAKGIGEKAALEVYIQLLEHTKSVLQQIDVDKCVWYSVAVRKNDLWNDKIYQKKAQIGDDLGARMLNSFKDAFQNNYEKVIIIGSDLYDLRPTHIQEAIDALDTNDVVIGPAKDGGYYLLGMKTLHEKAFAPKAWGTETVLADTLKELDSQKIQLLETLNDIDYAEDLLPYETFKKYTS, from the coding sequence ATGACGTTTACACGAAATCCCGAATTGGGAAAAGTAAAAAGTCGCTTGGCAAAAGGCATTGGTGAAAAAGCCGCATTGGAAGTATATATTCAACTTTTAGAACATACCAAAAGTGTACTGCAACAAATAGACGTAGACAAATGTGTATGGTATTCTGTCGCAGTGCGAAAAAATGATTTGTGGAATGATAAAATCTATCAAAAAAAAGCACAAATTGGAGACGATTTAGGCGCACGAATGTTAAATTCATTCAAAGATGCTTTTCAAAATAATTATGAAAAAGTCATTATCATTGGAAGCGATTTATACGATTTGCGCCCAACACACATTCAAGAAGCCATTGATGCTTTAGACACTAATGATGTTGTCATCGGACCTGCAAAAGATGGCGGATACTATTTATTGGGAATGAAAACACTGCACGAAAAAGCGTTTGCACCAAAAGCTTGGGGAACGGAAACCGTATTGGCAGACACCTTAAAAGAGTTAGATTCACAAAAAATACAGTTGTTAGAAACGCTAAACGATATAGATTACGCAGAAGATTTACTACCTTACGAAACTTTTAAAAAATACACTTCATAA
- a CDS encoding purine-nucleoside phosphorylase — protein MLKHIAETTEYLQKKGFDNPEIGIVLGTGLGKLIDDIEIIAEAHYNNIPYFPLATVEFHTGKLVFGNLAGKKVVVMQGRFHLYEGYDFIDITYPIRIMHKLGIQKLLVSNAAGAINLNYKKGDIMIIDDHINLQGGSPLAFKGVSEFGERFADMSAPYDADMIATVENIAANHNIDIQKGVYASVVGPQLETRAEYRMLKIIGADAVGMSTVPEVIVANHLNVPCLAVSVLTDECDPDNLAPVDIADIIAVAGKAEPKMITLFSELIKTL, from the coding sequence ATGTTAAAACACATCGCAGAAACCACCGAATATTTACAAAAAAAAGGATTTGACAATCCTGAAATTGGCATCGTTCTAGGAACAGGTTTGGGAAAACTCATAGACGATATCGAAATCATCGCAGAAGCCCATTATAACAATATTCCTTACTTTCCATTGGCAACAGTAGAATTCCATACGGGAAAGCTTGTCTTTGGAAACTTGGCAGGAAAAAAAGTAGTCGTAATGCAAGGACGTTTTCATTTATATGAAGGCTATGATTTTATCGACATCACCTACCCGATTCGCATCATGCACAAACTCGGAATTCAAAAACTCCTAGTGTCTAATGCCGCAGGTGCCATCAATCTCAATTACAAAAAAGGCGACATCATGATCATTGACGATCACATCAACTTGCAAGGTGGATCGCCATTGGCTTTTAAAGGTGTGAGCGAATTTGGAGAACGTTTTGCAGACATGAGCGCTCCGTACGATGCAGACATGATTGCAACCGTGGAGAACATTGCCGCAAATCACAATATTGACATTCAAAAAGGGGTTTACGCAAGTGTTGTGGGGCCGCAATTAGAAACACGTGCCGAATACCGAATGTTAAAAATCATTGGTGCAGATGCCGTGGGAATGAGTACCGTTCCCGAAGTTATTGTTGCCAATCACTTAAACGTGCCGTGTTTGGCAGTTTCGGTGTTGACAGACGAATGCGATCCTGATAACTTAGCACCTGTAGACATTGCGGACATCATTGCAGTCGCTGGAAAAGCCGAACCAAAAATGATTACTCTTTTTAGTGAACTGATCAAAACGTTGTAA
- the arsM gene encoding arsenosugar biosynthesis arsenite methyltransferase ArsM translates to MSYLDTTHDVYKEAALTPDVGLCCTTNPIWELPGLKIPKIMQEMNYGCGSTVHARDLTNNPTMLYVGVGGGMELLQFSYFNRQKGGVIGLDVVDEMLEASRKNFTEAEAQNDWFKSEFVDLRKGDALNLPVDDNSIDVAAQNCLFNIFKTDDLKKAIAEMYRVLKPHGKLVMSDPTCEQPMNETLRNDERLRALCLSGSLPIAEYVKMLTDAGFGTIEIRARKPYRILDPKNYPTDELIYIESIEVAAIKDPMPADGPCIFTGKAAIYFGTEDYFDDEKGHILLKNQPIAICDKTAQALADLGRDDIFISESTYHYDGGGCC, encoded by the coding sequence ATGAGTTATTTAGACACTACACACGACGTATATAAAGAAGCAGCCTTAACGCCAGACGTTGGACTGTGTTGCACTACAAACCCAATTTGGGAATTGCCAGGGTTAAAAATTCCGAAAATCATGCAGGAAATGAATTATGGATGCGGAAGTACAGTGCATGCGCGCGATTTAACCAACAATCCAACGATGTTATATGTTGGCGTTGGTGGCGGAATGGAATTATTGCAATTTTCATATTTCAATCGCCAAAAAGGTGGCGTGATTGGATTGGATGTCGTAGATGAAATGTTAGAAGCATCTCGTAAAAACTTTACAGAAGCCGAAGCACAAAACGATTGGTTTAAAAGTGAGTTTGTAGACTTGCGAAAAGGCGATGCGCTCAACTTGCCTGTGGATGATAATAGTATAGATGTAGCAGCGCAAAACTGCTTGTTCAACATCTTTAAAACAGACGATTTAAAGAAAGCGATTGCAGAAATGTATCGTGTACTCAAACCACATGGAAAACTCGTCATGAGTGATCCAACGTGTGAACAACCGATGAACGAAACCTTACGTAACGACGAACGCTTACGCGCTTTATGTTTAAGTGGAAGCTTGCCAATTGCAGAATATGTAAAAATGTTGACAGACGCAGGTTTTGGAACCATTGAAATTCGCGCTAGAAAACCATACAGAATTTTAGATCCAAAAAACTATCCAACAGACGAATTAATCTACATCGAATCTATTGAAGTGGCAGCCATCAAAGATCCAATGCCAGCGGACGGACCGTGTATTTTTACAGGAAAAGCGGCAATTTACTTTGGTACAGAAGATTACTTTGACGATGAAAAAGGACATATTTTATTGAAAAATCAGCCGATTGCGATTTGTGACAAAACTGCACAAGCGTTGGCCGATTTAGGACGCGACGATATTTTCATTTCAGAATCTACCTATCATTATGATGGTGGTGGATGTTGTTAA
- a CDS encoding sterol desaturase family protein, with translation MENYLDIFLKSYSEYWNYFLNLIYFREIENYFYGLIAISLIVWILEILFPWRKNQAIFRKDFWLDTFYMFFNFFIFNLILFTALSNTTAAFFNDILGVIGLSIESIQLFNVSALPAWAGLLIFFVVSDFVQWNTHRLLHRVDFLWNFHKVHHSVKEMGFAAHLRYHWMETVVYKSLLYIPIALIGGFSVQNVAFVYFFTISVGHLNHANLGWDYGFLKYIFNNPKMHIWHHSKKLPRKYGVNFGLTLSIWDYLFRTNYIPKSGRDIELGFANDETFPQDFLQQEIYPIKLKKD, from the coding sequence ATGGAAAACTATCTTGATATCTTTCTAAAATCATACAGCGAGTATTGGAATTACTTTTTGAACTTGATTTATTTTAGAGAAATTGAAAACTATTTTTACGGCTTAATCGCAATTTCTTTGATCGTTTGGATATTGGAAATCTTATTTCCTTGGCGAAAAAATCAAGCTATTTTTCGCAAAGATTTTTGGTTGGATACGTTTTACATGTTTTTCAACTTCTTCATTTTTAATTTGATTCTTTTTACAGCACTTTCCAACACAACCGCGGCGTTTTTTAATGATATTTTAGGTGTAATCGGACTTTCGATAGAAAGCATACAATTGTTCAATGTGAGCGCGCTTCCAGCTTGGGCTGGCTTGTTGATTTTCTTTGTCGTTTCTGATTTTGTGCAATGGAATACACATCGTTTGTTGCACAGAGTTGACTTTTTGTGGAACTTTCACAAAGTGCATCATTCCGTAAAAGAAATGGGCTTTGCCGCACATTTACGCTATCATTGGATGGAAACGGTTGTGTACAAATCGTTGCTTTACATTCCGATTGCGCTTATTGGTGGATTTAGTGTTCAAAATGTTGCGTTTGTATATTTCTTTACCATTTCTGTTGGTCATTTGAATCATGCCAATTTGGGTTGGGATTATGGTTTTTTAAAATATATTTTCAACAATCCGAAGATGCATATTTGGCATCACAGCAAGAAATTGCCTAGAAAATACGGTGTCAATTTCGGTCTTACGTTAAGCATTTGGGATTATCTTTTCAGAACAAATTATATTCCAAAAAGCGGGCGCGATATTGAACTAGGTTTTGCAAATGACGAAACCTTTCCGCAAGATTTTCTACAACAAGAAATCTATCCTATCAAACTAAAAAAAGATTAA
- a CDS encoding DUF547 domain-containing protein: MRQIISTIVITICFISCGTQQKSTKKTPETVFTILDSIQKKFDEIAEKDSINFKKNAKFVSSKSISKSNHTAWHNLLQKYVSDDGKVNYVGLKEDRQKVLMYIDQLGAQKPTKDWSRNETLAYWINAYNVMTVDLILDSYPARKGIKEIRNPWKQRRWTIEGRAYNLDEIEHDILRKMNEPRIHFAINCASFSCPPLLNEAFTANKMESQLTQVTKAFLADSKRNTITKNQLEISKIFKWFSKDFKQKGSLIDFLNLYSPIKINADANIDYKDYDWRLNE, from the coding sequence ATGCGACAAATTATAAGTACAATTGTGATAACAATTTGTTTCATTTCTTGTGGAACGCAGCAAAAATCTACTAAAAAAACTCCAGAAACGGTGTTCACTATATTAGATTCTATTCAGAAGAAATTTGATGAAATTGCGGAAAAAGATAGTATCAATTTTAAAAAGAATGCAAAGTTTGTTTCTAGTAAATCCATTTCAAAATCCAATCATACAGCGTGGCACAATCTGCTTCAAAAATATGTGTCTGACGACGGAAAGGTAAATTATGTAGGATTGAAAGAAGATCGCCAAAAGGTATTGATGTATATTGATCAGTTGGGAGCACAAAAACCTACGAAAGACTGGTCTAGAAACGAAACTTTGGCGTATTGGATCAATGCGTATAATGTGATGACCGTTGATTTGATTTTGGATAGTTATCCTGCAAGAAAAGGCATCAAAGAAATTCGAAATCCTTGGAAACAACGACGCTGGACAATTGAAGGAAGAGCGTATAATTTAGATGAAATTGAGCATGACATTTTACGTAAAATGAACGAACCAAGAATTCATTTTGCCATCAATTGCGCTTCGTTTTCCTGTCCTCCATTATTGAATGAAGCATTTACGGCAAACAAAATGGAATCGCAATTAACGCAAGTTACCAAAGCATTTTTGGCGGATTCAAAACGAAATACCATCACCAAAAATCAACTGGAAATCTCTAAGATTTTTAAGTGGTTTTCAAAAGATTTTAAACAAAAGGGTTCGCTGATCGATTTTTTAAATTTGTACAGTCCCATCAAAATAAACGCAGACGCCAATATTGATTATAAAGACTACGATTGGCGTTTGAACGAATAG
- a CDS encoding TIGR04283 family arsenosugar biosynthesis glycosyltransferase: MTANKISIIVPIFNEANTIVSLLETLLDRMKYKHHEILLVDGGSSDETVELVSNFISKFNRTQNEHRKRCVDQLFGNEDFAVYIQLFESKKGRAKQMNFGAQKATGDTLYFLHADTFPPQHFDEFILQEINNGNEAGCFRMKFNSWHPVLLVSQFFTRFNLSWCRGGDQSLYISKSLFDELNGFDESYIIYEDCEFINRLYAQKQFTIIPKSVKTSARKYKTNGTWKLQYHFAMIHVKKSKGATPQELYAYYQKHIAS, encoded by the coding sequence ATGACAGCAAACAAAATTTCCATCATCGTTCCAATTTTCAACGAAGCAAATACCATTGTTTCGTTGCTGGAAACGTTGTTGGATCGCATGAAATATAAACATCATGAAATACTTTTGGTTGATGGCGGAAGTTCGGACGAAACGGTTGAACTTGTTTCCAACTTCATCTCAAAATTCAACAGAACTCAAAATGAACATCGAAAAAGATGTGTAGATCAGTTGTTTGGAAACGAAGATTTTGCCGTGTACATTCAACTTTTTGAATCTAAAAAAGGACGTGCCAAACAGATGAATTTTGGCGCGCAGAAAGCAACTGGAGACACCTTGTATTTTCTGCATGCAGACACGTTTCCTCCACAACATTTTGATGAATTTATTCTACAAGAAATCAACAACGGAAACGAAGCTGGCTGTTTTCGCATGAAATTTAATTCGTGGCATCCTGTGTTGCTCGTTTCACAGTTTTTTACACGTTTCAATCTCAGTTGGTGTCGTGGTGGCGACCAATCTTTATACATTTCTAAATCACTTTTTGACGAATTAAATGGTTTTGACGAATCATATATTATTTATGAAGATTGCGAATTTATCAATCGGTTGTATGCGCAGAAACAGTTTACTATCATTCCCAAAAGCGTGAAAACTTCTGCCAGAAAATACAAAACCAATGGCACCTGGAAATTACAATATCATTTCGCCATGATTCACGTCAAAAAATCTAAAGGTGCTACTCCACAAGAATTGTACGCGTATTATCAAAAACATATAGCTTCTTAG
- a CDS encoding RNA polymerase sigma factor — MELTEHEFLTKITTHKGILHKVSRMYFEDANDREDLVQEIILQLWKSLKSFNGNSQFSSWMYRVALNTAIVFFKKEKRKPDTYKMPEHVQLAHEEYSDEKEEQLAIFYKAVQQLNKIEKALIFQFIEGFSGEEMAKNLGMSPVNVRVKLNRTKKKLKEIIKTQHHGF; from the coding sequence TTGGAACTCACAGAACACGAATTTCTTACTAAAATTACCACACACAAAGGTATTTTGCACAAGGTCTCTCGCATGTATTTTGAAGATGCGAACGATCGTGAAGACTTGGTACAAGAAATTATTTTGCAACTGTGGAAATCGCTCAAATCGTTCAATGGAAATAGTCAATTTTCAAGCTGGATGTATCGCGTAGCATTGAATACAGCAATTGTATTTTTTAAGAAAGAAAAGCGCAAGCCAGATACTTATAAAATGCCTGAACATGTGCAATTGGCGCATGAAGAATATTCGGATGAAAAGGAAGAACAACTGGCAATTTTTTACAAAGCTGTGCAGCAATTAAATAAAATTGAAAAAGCGCTGATCTTTCAGTTTATCGAAGGATTTTCAGGAGAAGAAATGGCGAAAAACTTAGGAATGTCGCCTGTAAATGTTCGCGTAAAGCTCAATAGAACGAAGAAAAAATTAAAAGAAATTATAAAAACACAACATCATGGATTTTGA
- a CDS encoding TraB/GumN family protein, producing MKKIIALCCFIVSSFTINAQDQKLENSVLWKIEHKDLEKPSYLLGTIHILCKDDFAIPAKVTNAFKETENLVLEVDMSDTKALMAAQKKMMSGGKLTEELSKEQQTFLDNLLKKELNMSLQMVNSYTLMTVYTLLIQQSYNCPIKKMYEVELTSLAKANNKKVAGLETLDGQLDFFAKAYPKDFLWQQVKLFSEYKTMMQDMVTSYKNEEIGKLHNDMKDERFFNKNAEYWMLTVRNNNWAKLMPELMKKQSNLFAVGAAHLPGENGVIALLQKQGFTVTPVF from the coding sequence ATGAAAAAAATTATTGCACTCTGTTGCTTCATCGTAAGCAGTTTTACAATCAACGCACAAGATCAAAAACTTGAAAATTCTGTTCTGTGGAAAATTGAACACAAAGACCTTGAAAAACCTTCGTATTTGCTGGGAACGATTCATATTCTGTGCAAAGATGATTTTGCCATTCCTGCAAAGGTGACCAATGCGTTTAAAGAAACAGAAAATTTAGTGTTAGAAGTTGACATGTCGGACACAAAAGCATTAATGGCAGCTCAAAAAAAGATGATGTCTGGCGGAAAATTAACGGAAGAATTGTCAAAAGAGCAGCAAACATTTCTCGATAATTTACTGAAAAAAGAACTAAACATGTCACTGCAAATGGTGAATAGTTATACCTTAATGACAGTGTATACGCTGTTGATTCAGCAAAGTTATAATTGTCCTATTAAAAAAATGTATGAAGTAGAATTGACAAGTCTTGCAAAAGCAAATAATAAAAAAGTAGCCGGATTGGAAACCTTGGACGGTCAATTGGATTTTTTTGCGAAAGCATATCCAAAAGACTTTTTATGGCAGCAAGTAAAACTGTTCTCTGAATACAAAACAATGATGCAAGACATGGTAACATCGTACAAGAATGAAGAAATTGGCAAGCTCCATAACGATATGAAAGACGAACGTTTTTTTAACAAAAATGCGGAATATTGGATGTTGACCGTTCGCAACAATAATTGGGCGAAACTGATGCCAGAACTTATGAAAAAACAATCCAATTTATTTGCCGTGGGCGCAGCACATTTGCCAGGAGAAAACGGCGTAATTGCATTACTTCAAAAACAAGGATTTACGGTGACACCTGTATTTTAA
- a CDS encoding NUDIX domain-containing protein → MEEWDIYDKYRIKKGKVVTRGDTLNADEFHLVIHVAIINSNNQLLIQQRQPFKKGWPNLWDITVGGTAQAGETSQQAAERELFEELGYAFDFTTIRPHFTINFQRGFDDYYILKAEVDLTKLTLQETEVQNVKWAYKDEIVTLIQSKQFIPYHFSVIDMIFDMKDQLGIFSS, encoded by the coding sequence ATGGAAGAATGGGATATTTACGACAAGTATCGAATCAAAAAAGGTAAAGTTGTTACGCGTGGCGATACGTTGAATGCTGATGAATTTCATTTGGTGATTCACGTAGCAATTATCAATTCCAACAATCAATTGCTCATTCAACAGCGACAACCATTTAAAAAAGGCTGGCCAAATTTATGGGATATTACCGTTGGAGGAACAGCGCAAGCTGGTGAAACTTCTCAACAAGCCGCAGAAAGAGAATTGTTTGAAGAATTAGGGTATGCATTTGATTTTACAACTATCAGACCTCATTTCACCATCAACTTTCAAAGAGGATTTGACGATTATTATATTCTAAAAGCTGAGGTAGATCTTACAAAATTAACACTGCAAGAAACTGAAGTGCAAAATGTAAAATGGGCTTATAAAGACGAGATAGTTACGCTCATTCAATCGAAACAGTTTATTCCGTATCACTTTAGTGTTATTGATATGATTTTTGATATGAAAGATCAGCTTGGTATATTTTCAAGTTGA
- a CDS encoding RidA family protein, whose product MKTIFSLCVVFLLCFTSCQTSNETKTTDVKFHKSHLPQRQNTPFSAAVETENLLFLAGQIGKDHTKGMLVEGGIKAETKQAIENIKAVLAQHNSSLDRVVKCTVILADINDFKDFNSVYVQYFPNKPARTTFAAGGLAIGAKIEIDVIAAK is encoded by the coding sequence ATGAAAACCATCTTTTCTCTTTGCGTAGTATTTTTACTATGCTTCACCAGTTGTCAAACGTCAAACGAAACCAAAACAACGGATGTCAAATTCCACAAATCACACTTGCCACAACGACAAAACACACCATTTAGCGCCGCAGTAGAAACGGAAAATTTACTCTTCTTAGCTGGACAAATAGGGAAAGATCATACCAAAGGAATGTTGGTCGAAGGCGGAATTAAAGCGGAAACCAAACAAGCCATTGAAAACATAAAAGCGGTTTTAGCACAACACAATTCTTCGTTAGATCGTGTGGTAAAATGCACGGTAATTCTAGCAGACATCAACGATTTTAAAGATTTTAATAGTGTGTATGTACAATACTTTCCAAACAAACCTGCACGGACAACTTTTGCGGCTGGCGGACTCGCTATTGGTGCAAAAATTGAAATTGACGTCATTGCGGCGAAATAA
- a CDS encoding DNA cytosine methyltransferase produces the protein MNIISFFAGAGGLDLGFEKAGFNVTWANEYDKEIWETYEKNHPNTFLDRRSMRNISVSEIPDNPIGIIGGPPCQSWSEAGALRGIKDKRGQLFFNFIEVLEDKQPLFFLAENVSGMLLPRHNDALKNIKEMFKSAGVGYDLSFELLNASDYGVPQDRKRVFFIGFRKDLKINFKFPEKFSQKISLKERISDLKDSVLAAKEKNYTNGNSCLVPNNEYMVGSFSTIFMSRNRVRSWDEQSFTIQAGGRHAPIHPQAPKMKFIEKNIRIFVPGKEHLYRRLSVRECARIQTFPDDFIFVYNKVAAGYKMIGNAVPVNLAYELAKQIKLHLESKGINDYIQVKKDSLKSKKETLKV, from the coding sequence ATGAATATAATTTCTTTTTTTGCAGGTGCAGGTGGACTTGACCTTGGTTTTGAAAAAGCTGGATTCAATGTGACATGGGCAAATGAATACGACAAAGAGATATGGGAAACGTATGAGAAAAATCATCCAAACACTTTTTTAGATAGGAGAAGTATGCGTAATATTTCGGTTTCTGAAATCCCAGATAATCCTATTGGAATTATTGGAGGACCTCCTTGTCAGAGTTGGAGTGAAGCAGGAGCATTGAGAGGAATTAAAGATAAAAGAGGACAACTTTTTTTTAATTTTATTGAAGTCTTAGAAGATAAACAACCTTTATTTTTTTTAGCTGAAAATGTGTCAGGAATGTTACTTCCTAGGCATAATGATGCTTTAAAAAATATTAAAGAAATGTTCAAAAGTGCTGGTGTTGGATATGATTTATCATTTGAATTATTGAATGCTTCGGACTATGGAGTTCCTCAAGATAGAAAAAGAGTTTTTTTTATAGGTTTTAGAAAAGATTTAAAAATCAATTTTAAGTTTCCTGAAAAATTTTCACAAAAAATATCATTAAAAGAAAGAATTAGTGATTTAAAAGATTCAGTTTTAGCCGCCAAGGAAAAGAATTATACAAATGGAAATAGTTGCCTAGTACCTAATAATGAGTATATGGTTGGAAGTTTTTCAACGATATTTATGTCTCGAAATAGAGTAAGAAGTTGGGATGAACAATCTTTCACTATTCAAGCAGGAGGAAGGCATGCTCCTATTCATCCTCAAGCACCCAAAATGAAATTTATAGAAAAAAATATTAGGATTTTTGTGCCTGGTAAAGAGCATTTATATAGACGTTTAAGTGTTCGAGAATGTGCTCGAATACAAACTTTTCCTGATGATTTCATATTTGTTTATAACAAAGTAGCAGCTGGGTATAAAATGATAGGAAATGCAGTTCCAGTTAATCTAGCTTATGAATTGGCAAAGCAAATAAAACTTCATCTAGAATCTAAAGGGATTAATGATTACATTCAAGTTAAAAAAGATTCTTTAAAGTCAAAGAAAGAGACACTCAAAGTCTGA
- a CDS encoding NgoPII family restriction endonuclease, with the protein MVEKGKFEIFIFVTMTNILIAIKNLVENPVIDIKSYYQGRNRANSVGGALETYIKDIFANTINSSEGESLTEYEKHFSYLGNQNNPPDLMIKNGDAIEVKKIQSPGSTLALNSSFPKAKLYSDSPMITKSCRDCEDWKVKDIIYAVGYTSDDKINWLWLVYGDCYAADKSIYQRIKNKITEGITEISDVEFTETKELGKVKKVDPLGITDLRIRGMWHIANPNKVFQYINDNEGAAFKLRVLMTRDKFNSFSKIDRENLESLKQVKMKSVKIKNPNNTAKLLDSILIKYNIK; encoded by the coding sequence GTGGTTGAAAAAGGTAAGTTCGAAATTTTTATTTTTGTTACTATGACAAATATTTTGATTGCAATAAAAAATTTGGTAGAAAACCCTGTAATAGATATAAAATCTTATTATCAAGGAAGAAATAGAGCAAATAGCGTTGGGGGTGCTTTAGAAACTTATATTAAAGATATATTTGCAAATACAATTAATAGTAGTGAAGGAGAAAGTCTCACAGAGTATGAAAAACACTTCTCATATTTAGGAAATCAGAATAATCCTCCAGATTTGATGATTAAGAATGGAGATGCTATCGAAGTTAAAAAGATTCAGAGTCCAGGTAGTACTTTGGCATTGAATAGTTCTTTCCCTAAAGCTAAATTATATTCAGATAGTCCAATGATAACAAAATCATGTAGAGATTGTGAAGATTGGAAAGTAAAAGATATTATTTATGCAGTAGGTTATACTAGTGATGATAAGATAAACTGGTTATGGTTGGTATATGGAGATTGTTATGCCGCGGACAAATCTATTTATCAAAGAATAAAAAATAAAATAACTGAAGGTATAACTGAAATTAGCGATGTTGAATTTACAGAAACAAAAGAGTTAGGTAAAGTTAAGAAAGTTGATCCTTTGGGAATTACTGATTTAAGAATAAGAGGTATGTGGCATATTGCTAATCCAAATAAGGTTTTCCAATATATAAATGACAATGAAGGTGCTGCATTTAAACTAAGGGTGTTAATGACTCGTGATAAGTTTAATTCATTTTCAAAAATAGATCGAGAAAATTTAGAATCTTTAAAGCAAGTAAAGATGAAATCGGTTAAGATTAAAAACCCTAACAATACAGCAAAATTGTTGGATTCCATACTAATAAAATATAATATTAAATAA